The proteins below come from a single Cervus canadensis isolate Bull #8, Minnesota chromosome 2, ASM1932006v1, whole genome shotgun sequence genomic window:
- the ZNF691 gene encoding zinc finger protein 691, producing the protein MGSEKEQSPEQHLPEEGERGNKPWRVVDSEIPDGDKEPGQASPSEGPQGPRPEEPTQEVAVPAAEPEDLSVPRRPEVDEKPFVCVQCGKTFNNTSNLRTHQRIHTGEKPYQCSECGKSFSRSSNRIRHERIHLEEKHYKCPNCEQRFRRHADLTTHQQDHLGRRPFRCDLCGKSFGQSSALAVHYRTHLEPAPYICCECGKSFSNSSSFGVHHRTHTGERPYECAECGRTFSDISNFGAHQRTHRGEKPYRCTVCGKHFSRSSNLIRHQKTHRGEPAGKESS; encoded by the coding sequence ATGGGCAGTGAGAAGGAGCAGAGCCCAGAACAGCACCTGCCCGAGGAAGGGGAACGGGGTAATAAGCCGTGGAGAGTGGTTGACTCCGAGATCCCGGATGGGGACAAAGAGCCTGGGCAAGCAAGCCCGTCAGAGGGGCCACAAGGGCCCCGTCCAGAAGAGCCCACGCAGGAAGTTGCTGTCCCTGCTGCAGAGCCGGAGGACCTCTCTGTTCCTCGGAGGCCCGAGGTGGATGAGAAGCCCTTTGTATGTGTCCAGTGCGGCAAAACCTTCAACAACACCTCCAACCTGAGGACACACCAGCGCAtccacacgggcgagaagccTTACCAGTGTTCCGAGTGTGGTAAGAGCTTCTCCAGAAGCTCCAACCGGATCCGCCACGAGCGCATCCACCTGGAGGAGAAGCACTACAAGTGCCCCAACTGCGAGCAGCGCTTCCGGCGGCACGCGGACCTCACCACGCACCAGCAGGACCACCTGGGCCGGCGGCCCTTCCGCTGCGACCTCTGTGGCAAGAGCTTCGGCCAGAGCTCGGCGCTGGCCGTGCACTACCGGACCCACCTGGAGCCCGCGCCCTACATCTGCTGCGAGTGCGGGAAGAGCTTCAGCAACAGCTCCAGCTTCGGCGTGCACCACCGCACCCACACGGGCGAGCGGCCCTACGAGTGCGCCGAGTGCGGGCGGACCTTCAGCGACATCTCCAACTTCGGGGCGCACCAGCGGACCCACAGGGGCGAGAAGCCCTACCGGTGCACCGTGTGCGGGAAGCACTTCTCCCGCAGCTCCAATCTCATCCGCCACCAGAAAACACACCGGGGAGAGCCGGCCGGGAAAGAGTCCAGCTGA